The following are encoded in a window of Sporichthya brevicatena genomic DNA:
- a CDS encoding PP2C family protein-serine/threonine phosphatase, whose product MDAALTPPTAAPAFDPKMQLVLVEDDPGDATLVRDMLDEVEPDLSVLWVRSIGEAVDVLSADTRCVLLDLVLPDTAGFDGLERVLAAAPRAAVIVLTGFSDSAKGSEAVSRGAQDYLNKSQVDPELLGRAVRYAIERRAAQDTARELAQAEARAAENTRLERGLLPTPLVHDASVEVRQRYRPGRDRALLGGDFYDIVQCEDGSLFAMIGDVSGHGPDEAALGVCLRVAWRTLVLAGTAEDRILPLTAQVLVHERSAEEVFATACMVCITPDRRSARVYLAGHPAPVPLGGAASELPVGAPLGVLEDEHWVPGELSLEPGWRLMLFTDGLIEGLTGSDGERLGVEGLKALLADARAGERPPDEWLTALLDRVRELNRGALADDLAVLVLSDCASEAAP is encoded by the coding sequence GTGGACGCGGCGCTGACACCGCCGACCGCCGCGCCGGCCTTCGACCCCAAGATGCAGCTGGTGCTGGTCGAGGACGACCCGGGCGACGCGACGCTGGTCCGGGACATGCTCGACGAGGTCGAGCCCGACCTCTCCGTCCTCTGGGTGCGCTCGATCGGCGAGGCCGTGGACGTGCTCAGCGCGGACACCCGCTGCGTTCTGCTCGACCTGGTGCTCCCCGACACGGCCGGCTTCGACGGTCTGGAACGCGTGCTCGCCGCGGCCCCGCGCGCGGCGGTGATCGTCCTGACCGGCTTCTCCGACTCGGCCAAGGGCAGTGAGGCCGTCTCCCGGGGCGCGCAGGACTACCTGAACAAGAGCCAGGTCGACCCGGAGCTGCTCGGCCGGGCGGTCCGCTACGCGATCGAGCGGCGCGCCGCCCAGGACACCGCCCGCGAGTTGGCCCAGGCCGAGGCCCGGGCGGCGGAGAACACCCGCCTGGAGCGCGGCCTGCTCCCGACCCCGCTCGTCCACGACGCCTCGGTGGAGGTCCGCCAGCGGTACCGCCCCGGCCGGGACCGGGCGCTGCTCGGGGGCGACTTCTACGACATCGTCCAGTGCGAGGACGGCTCGCTGTTCGCGATGATCGGCGACGTCAGCGGCCACGGGCCGGACGAGGCCGCACTCGGGGTCTGCCTGCGCGTCGCGTGGCGGACCCTCGTCCTGGCCGGCACCGCCGAGGACCGGATCCTGCCGCTGACGGCCCAGGTGCTCGTCCACGAGCGCTCCGCGGAGGAGGTCTTCGCGACCGCCTGCATGGTGTGCATCACCCCCGATCGGCGCAGTGCCCGGGTCTACCTCGCCGGGCACCCGGCACCGGTTCCGCTCGGGGGAGCGGCGTCCGAGCTGCCCGTCGGCGCTCCGCTGGGTGTCCTCGAGGACGAACACTGGGTACCGGGCGAGCTCTCGCTCGAACCCGGCTGGCGGCTGATGCTGTTCACCGACGGTCTCATCGAGGGCCTGACCGGCTCCGACGGTGAGCGGCTCGGCGTCGAGGGCCTCAAGGCGCTGCTCGCGGACGCCCGGGCGGGGGAGCGACCGCCGGACGAGTGGCTCACTGCGCTGCTCGACCGCGTCCGGGAGTTGAACCGCGGCGCGCTCGCCGACGACCTCGCCGTGCTCGTCCTCTCGGACTGCGCGAGCGAGGCGGCCCCGTGA
- a CDS encoding aminotransferase class IV, whose translation MKVWVNGAMVDRDAATVSVFDHGFTVGDGVFETTKVVDGTPFALTRHLTRLAASATAMGLPVPDDTVVRTAVADVCAQLGSNPGRVRITLTGGEAPLGSGRGDAEPTLVVAASPMSPWPPTESVVVVPWVRNERSAVAGVKTTSYGDNVVALAHAHSAGAGEALFANTIGELCEGTATNVFVVHDGVVRTPPLTSGCLAGVTRALVLAWCPEVREERLTPADLDTADEVFVTSSTRDVQGVAAVNGRQLPTAPGPVTTAIAEVFARNAANDPDPI comes from the coding sequence GTGAAGGTCTGGGTCAACGGCGCGATGGTCGATCGCGACGCCGCGACGGTGTCGGTCTTCGACCACGGCTTCACGGTCGGCGACGGGGTGTTCGAGACGACGAAGGTCGTCGACGGAACGCCGTTCGCTCTCACCCGGCATCTCACCCGGTTGGCCGCGTCCGCCACGGCGATGGGACTGCCCGTACCCGACGACACCGTGGTCCGGACCGCGGTGGCCGACGTTTGCGCACAACTCGGGTCGAATCCGGGCAGAGTGCGCATCACGCTCACCGGCGGCGAGGCCCCGCTCGGGTCCGGGCGCGGGGACGCCGAACCGACCCTTGTGGTCGCCGCGTCACCCATGTCGCCGTGGCCCCCGACCGAGTCGGTCGTGGTCGTCCCGTGGGTCCGCAACGAACGCTCGGCGGTCGCCGGCGTGAAGACGACGTCCTACGGCGACAACGTCGTCGCCCTCGCGCACGCGCACTCCGCGGGGGCCGGAGAGGCGCTGTTCGCGAACACGATCGGCGAGCTCTGCGAGGGCACCGCGACGAACGTCTTCGTCGTCCACGACGGCGTCGTGCGCACGCCTCCGCTGACCTCCGGCTGCCTCGCCGGCGTCACCCGGGCACTCGTGCTCGCGTGGTGCCCGGAGGTCCGTGAGGAACGCCTGACGCCCGCCGACCTCGACACCGCCGACGAGGTCTTCGTGACCTCGTCGACGCGTGACGTCCAGGGCGTCGCTGCCGTGAACGGCCGTCAGTTGCCGACTGCGCCCGGGCCCGTCACGACGGCGATCGCGGAGGTGTTCGCCCGGAATGCGGCGAACGATCCCGATCCGATCTGA
- a CDS encoding SsgA family sporulation/cell division regulator, with the protein MKAESSVTCELRLRLLVAGDAALPVPAALRYDLADPYAIHATFHAAGDTVEWVFARDLLAAGLRDDAGLGDVRVWPSSEAGVQVVYISLSSPEGEALLEAPAPELSTFLDRTYATVPAGSESMHLDIDAALTQLIAES; encoded by the coding sequence ATGAAGGCAGAGTCTTCGGTCACCTGCGAGCTTCGCTTGCGCCTTCTGGTCGCAGGCGACGCAGCCCTGCCGGTCCCCGCGGCGCTGCGGTACGACCTTGCAGATCCCTACGCCATCCACGCCACGTTCCACGCGGCGGGCGACACGGTCGAGTGGGTCTTCGCCCGCGACCTGCTCGCGGCTGGTCTGCGCGACGACGCCGGTCTCGGCGACGTCCGCGTGTGGCCCTCCAGCGAGGCCGGTGTGCAGGTCGTCTACATCTCCCTGAGCTCGCCGGAGGGCGAGGCTCTGCTGGAGGCCCCCGCGCCCGAACTGTCCACCTTCCTGGACCGCACCTACGCGACGGTGCCGGCCGGCTCGGAGTCCATGCACCTGGACATCGACGCCGCGCTCACGCAGCTGATCGCCGAGAGCTGA
- a CDS encoding chorismate-binding protein, giving the protein MSAADEPLFSGGGVVARGLVDVTDDPAALESEGFWAVLATFEGRITCARFSDVRPGAPEPGPWVGPRREGWTSSLDEPAYTAAVDAIRARIATGEVYQANLCRIVSAPLPDPARADVTGLAARLASGNPAPHAGLLRLPAHDVHVAGASPELFLRRSGRVVESSPIKGTGRGSADLREKDRAENVMIVDLVRNDLGRVCETGSVTVPALCAVEPHPGLVHLVSTVRGRLRADAGWPDLLAATFPPGSVTGAPKLAALDVIRDYEPVPRGPYCGALGWVDADAGTGSLAVAIRTFWRTGDVLCFGTGAGITWGSDAAAEWAETELKAERLLGLASGAPEVVGTIRGGVT; this is encoded by the coding sequence GTGAGCGCCGCGGACGAACCGCTGTTCAGTGGTGGTGGAGTCGTCGCCCGGGGTCTCGTCGACGTCACCGACGACCCGGCGGCCCTGGAGTCCGAGGGCTTCTGGGCGGTGCTCGCGACCTTCGAGGGTCGGATCACCTGCGCCCGGTTCTCCGACGTCCGGCCGGGGGCCCCGGAACCCGGCCCGTGGGTCGGCCCGCGCCGGGAGGGCTGGACGTCCTCGCTGGACGAGCCGGCCTACACCGCCGCCGTCGACGCCATCCGCGCCCGCATCGCAACGGGCGAGGTCTACCAGGCCAACCTCTGCCGGATCGTCTCCGCGCCGCTGCCCGACCCCGCGCGGGCGGACGTCACCGGTCTGGCGGCCCGCCTGGCCTCCGGCAACCCCGCCCCGCACGCCGGGCTGCTCCGGCTGCCCGCCCACGACGTCCACGTCGCCGGAGCCTCGCCGGAGCTGTTCCTGCGCCGCTCGGGGCGCGTCGTCGAGTCCAGCCCGATCAAGGGCACCGGCCGGGGGAGCGCGGACCTTCGCGAGAAGGACCGGGCCGAGAACGTGATGATCGTCGACCTCGTCCGCAACGACCTCGGCCGCGTCTGCGAGACCGGCTCCGTGACCGTCCCGGCGCTCTGCGCGGTCGAACCGCACCCCGGGCTCGTCCACCTCGTCTCGACCGTCCGCGGCCGTCTCCGGGCCGACGCGGGGTGGCCCGACCTCCTCGCCGCGACGTTCCCCCCGGGCTCGGTCACCGGCGCCCCGAAGCTGGCCGCCCTCGACGTCATCCGCGACTACGAGCCGGTGCCGCGCGGGCCCTACTGCGGCGCCCTCGGGTGGGTGGACGCCGACGCCGGCACCGGGTCCCTCGCGGTCGCCATCCGGACGTTCTGGCGCACCGGCGACGTCCTCTGCTTCGGCACCGGCGCCGGCATCACCTGGGGCTCCGACGCGGCCGCCGAGTGGGCCGAGACCGAACTCAAGGCCGAGCGCCTCCTGGGCCTGGCCTCGGGCGCACCGGAGGTCGTCGGCACGATCCGTGGAGGAGTGACGTGA
- a CDS encoding class I SAM-dependent methyltransferase, with translation MSTHHGEAPESYDTAESWDARYGEVEQRWSGHANSALVDLVSDLPPGRALDAGCGEGADAIWLAARGWDVTALDISEVAVARAREKAGDLPITWVVADLAENLPSGPFDLVSLHYPALRKDADGALLATILGLVVPDGRLLVVGHDLAAVRAHNRLPEGMEPDDYLLPADFAAALDETWTVETRGLRPRRQPPGYDGPDIPDDVLLARRV, from the coding sequence ATGAGCACCCATCATGGCGAGGCGCCGGAGAGCTACGACACCGCGGAGTCCTGGGACGCCCGCTACGGCGAGGTCGAGCAGCGGTGGAGCGGCCACGCGAACTCCGCGCTCGTCGACCTCGTGTCCGACCTGCCGCCCGGCCGCGCCCTCGACGCCGGCTGCGGCGAAGGTGCCGACGCGATCTGGCTCGCCGCCCGCGGGTGGGACGTCACTGCGCTGGACATCTCCGAGGTCGCGGTCGCGCGGGCGCGGGAGAAGGCCGGCGACCTGCCGATCACCTGGGTGGTGGCCGACCTCGCGGAGAACCTGCCGTCGGGCCCGTTCGACCTTGTCTCGCTCCACTACCCGGCGCTCCGCAAGGACGCGGACGGTGCCCTGCTGGCCACGATCCTCGGCCTCGTGGTCCCGGACGGCCGCCTCCTGGTCGTCGGCCACGATCTGGCCGCCGTCCGGGCGCACAACCGTCTGCCGGAGGGCATGGAACCCGACGACTACCTGCTGCCGGCCGACTTCGCCGCTGCCCTGGACGAGACCTGGACCGTCGAGACCCGCGGCCTCCGCCCCCGCCGCCAACCACCCGGGTACGACGGCCCCGACATCCCCGACGACGTCCTGCTCGCGCGCCGCGTCTGA